Proteins co-encoded in one Schaalia radingae genomic window:
- a CDS encoding PEP/pyruvate-binding domain-containing protein — MIISLREATLATGGGKAVGLGRLVEAGFPVPDGFVISAEVYRQAVANLDLADLLARGGAGAVRDAVEAQALPEQVVAPIREYLAAWGGDVAVAVRSSATAEDLPEASFAGQQDTFLGVVGVDAVCAAVRSCWASLWTNRAVNYRQRHNIDHTEVAIAVIVQRLIDATTAGVLFTVDPISGAEETVINASWGLGESVVAGAVTPDDYRVSGNHISVQVGAKQSRLDRSGSQTIRTETPNEVGKRCLTDDQVRELAAVGREVHEYFAMPMDVEWAYDDQLWLLQARPITTIPAKTDTSSTAEKPGRKPSRLARIFRQDLVEHYPGPYPLDLLAITRVHRQLQFGMAQIGVYSTPITELIEMSDDGTITVAYPQVRFSPKLLRLLNYPSPDPDDWPTVEQEFRKRLTAIGIPADDAPHTTIIDALDRTLALVDDIARTRFLDYLGPAMLLSIRLKAMLKLARRADLTPYDLLGQLDYTTTVINRELQRLAALSPESESTCAEITQFLDSYGANTSKMYLPFSQRSWRENLEQLSHTLAAIRRQSVPEHNPPSHDDLIASITKRLPRFTRSKFKLMVQRWRAGHIAREASLYMIEEAYVQARVLMDILANRMYKNGYLNQASDIKLLTFAEVTAALNQELTIEHVQKLIALRHRHRPEAAARWWGNAAPTRLEGEATLTGTPGSPGRASGPARIITSTADFYRLQPGDVLICQYTDPTWTPLFSLACAVVADTGGQLSHAAIVAREYAIPAVMGTQNATSTLTDGQIVTVDGTKGTITLT; from the coding sequence ATGATCATTTCGCTGCGTGAGGCCACTTTGGCCACCGGTGGTGGCAAGGCCGTGGGGCTGGGGCGTCTGGTTGAAGCGGGGTTCCCGGTGCCCGATGGGTTCGTTATCTCGGCTGAGGTCTACCGGCAGGCGGTAGCTAATCTCGATCTTGCCGATTTACTGGCACGTGGGGGCGCTGGCGCGGTGCGGGATGCGGTTGAAGCCCAGGCTCTTCCTGAACAGGTCGTGGCTCCGATCCGGGAATATCTTGCTGCGTGGGGTGGGGATGTGGCGGTGGCGGTGCGTTCATCGGCTACTGCTGAAGACCTGCCGGAGGCGTCGTTTGCTGGCCAGCAAGACACTTTCCTCGGCGTCGTGGGGGTAGATGCGGTCTGTGCGGCTGTGCGCTCGTGCTGGGCGTCACTGTGGACTAATCGGGCAGTCAACTACCGCCAACGCCACAACATCGACCACACCGAGGTAGCGATAGCGGTCATCGTCCAACGCCTCATTGACGCTACCACTGCCGGGGTGCTTTTCACTGTTGATCCCATCAGTGGTGCGGAGGAAACGGTGATCAACGCATCGTGGGGTTTAGGTGAAAGCGTGGTTGCTGGTGCGGTCACACCGGATGACTACCGCGTCAGCGGCAACCACATCAGCGTGCAGGTAGGGGCGAAACAATCCCGCCTCGACCGCAGCGGCAGCCAGACGATACGCACCGAAACCCCCAATGAGGTAGGCAAACGCTGCCTCACCGATGACCAAGTACGTGAACTCGCAGCCGTGGGTCGAGAGGTGCATGAGTATTTCGCTATGCCGATGGATGTCGAGTGGGCATACGACGACCAGCTGTGGCTGCTGCAAGCCAGACCAATCACCACCATCCCAGCCAAGACTGACACCAGTAGTACTGCGGAGAAACCGGGTCGTAAGCCCTCCCGGCTGGCGCGGATATTTCGCCAAGACCTAGTTGAGCATTATCCCGGCCCATACCCTCTCGACCTGCTTGCCATTACCAGGGTGCACCGCCAGCTGCAATTCGGCATGGCCCAGATTGGGGTGTACTCCACCCCGATCACTGAACTGATCGAGATGAGTGACGACGGCACCATCACCGTCGCCTACCCCCAGGTGCGCTTCAGCCCAAAACTGCTACGGCTATTGAATTACCCCTCACCCGACCCCGATGACTGGCCTACGGTGGAACAAGAGTTTCGCAAGCGGCTCACAGCTATCGGTATTCCGGCGGATGATGCACCCCACACCACGATTATCGATGCCCTCGACCGAACTTTGGCTCTGGTGGATGATATTGCGCGCACTAGATTCCTTGACTACCTCGGCCCAGCGATGCTGCTTTCCATCCGGCTCAAAGCCATGCTGAAACTTGCCCGACGCGCAGACCTGACCCCGTACGATCTTCTCGGTCAACTCGACTATACGACCACTGTAATCAACCGCGAACTACAACGACTAGCCGCCTTGTCACCTGAATCAGAGTCCACTTGTGCCGAGATCACGCAGTTCTTAGATTCCTACGGAGCGAACACCTCTAAGATGTACCTGCCATTCTCGCAACGTTCCTGGCGCGAAAACCTCGAGCAACTCAGCCACACGCTGGCCGCGATTCGACGCCAGAGCGTCCCTGAGCATAACCCGCCCAGTCATGACGATCTCATCGCATCGATTACCAAACGCCTACCACGGTTCACCCGCAGCAAGTTTAAACTCATGGTGCAACGTTGGCGAGCCGGGCACATCGCCCGCGAAGCTTCCCTTTACATGATCGAGGAAGCCTACGTTCAAGCCCGAGTGCTCATGGACATACTCGCCAATCGCATGTACAAGAACGGCTACCTTAACCAAGCTTCAGACATCAAGCTACTGACCTTCGCAGAGGTCACCGCCGCCCTAAATCAGGAGCTAACGATCGAACACGTGCAAAAACTCATAGCGCTGCGGCACCGACACCGACCCGAAGCTGCCGCAAGATGGTGGGGAAACGCAGCTCCTACCAGGCTCGAAGGTGAAGCCACGCTCACTGGCACTCCCGGATCGCCTGGGCGAGCATCGGGGCCAGCCCGAATCATTACCTCAACAGCGGATTTCTACCGGCTTCAGCCCGGCGACGTACTGATTTGCCAGTACACTGACCCCACCTGGACACCACTGTTTAGTCTGGCTTGTGCGGTGGTTGCAGATACTGGCGGACAGTTATCCCATGCCGCTATCGTCGCTCGCGAATACGCCATCCCCGCTGTGATGGGTACCCAAAACGCCACCAGCACACTCACCGATGGGCAAATCGTAACCGTCGACGGCACGAAAGGAACCATCACCCTCACATAG
- a CDS encoding FAD-binding oxidoreductase, protein MVPSVVFAPVDKAEAILAINTARDLGMPITPRGSGTSCAGNAIGPGLVIDFLRHMNRVISVDPQKKTAIVQPGCIEATHHRRIFVVV, encoded by the coding sequence GTGGTTCCTAGCGTAGTTTTTGCCCCGGTAGATAAGGCGGAGGCCATCCTGGCTATCAACACTGCGCGGGATCTGGGCATGCCGATTACGCCTCGCGGATCGGGTACGTCGTGCGCGGGTAATGCGATTGGTCCAGGCCTCGTGATCGATTTCTTGCGTCATATGAATCGCGTTATCTCGGTTGATCCGCAAAAGAAGACGGCGATTGTGCAGCCGGGCTGCATTGAGGCAACACACCACCGCAGGATCTTTGTTGTGGTTTAA
- a CDS encoding NUDIX hydrolase, which yields MSDWKLEWSAPDFPVRVDSRSGSTPTGEPQTHYRVSVGEASFAGAVAVPVARDTGRVLLVHQERIRVGRELWELPRGMAEVSDPDPVATALRELREETGINAKAGEFLGMVFPDSGFLASEVAVVLVEVAGEDVARDACDGEVQAQRWFSKEQLDEMIRNGELRDSISLSALAVAAQRA from the coding sequence ATGTCGGACTGGAAACTGGAGTGGAGTGCGCCGGATTTCCCGGTTCGTGTTGACAGTAGGAGCGGCAGCACGCCCACAGGGGAACCTCAGACGCACTACCGCGTGAGCGTGGGCGAGGCCTCTTTTGCCGGCGCTGTAGCGGTTCCGGTCGCTCGTGATACGGGCCGCGTGCTTTTAGTACACCAAGAGCGCATCCGGGTTGGGCGAGAGCTGTGGGAGCTACCTCGCGGCATGGCGGAAGTTTCGGACCCTGATCCGGTTGCAACGGCTTTGCGAGAGCTACGTGAAGAAACGGGGATTAACGCTAAGGCCGGCGAGTTCTTGGGAATGGTATTTCCAGATTCTGGTTTCTTAGCGTCCGAGGTGGCTGTTGTGCTCGTAGAAGTGGCGGGCGAGGACGTGGCGAGAGATGCCTGTGATGGTGAGGTTCAGGCGCAGCGCTGGTTCTCAAAAGAGCAATTGGATGAGATGATCCGAAATGGTGAGCTGCGCGACTCGATTAGTTTGAGTGCGTTGGCGGTGGCGGCTCAGCGGGCTTAG